In Streptomyces sannanensis, the DNA window AGCCCTGCTCGTGCACGAGAGCAGCCTGCTCGACGCGCTGATAGCACTGTTCGAGTCCGAATGGGAGAAAGCAACGCAATTCGTCACTTCCGCAGGTACCTTGCAGAACGCGCCCGCCATCGATGATCTGGACGCACAAATCCTCAGCCTGTCGCTGACCGGCCTCACCGACCAGGCGATCGCCACCCAACTGCGCACCTCCCTACGGACGGTGCAGCGCCGGATCCGGCACCTGATGGACGTCGCGAAGGTGCACAATCGCATGCAACTGGGCTTCCAGGCGGCACGGCTGGGCTGGCTCGAAGCCGAGCAGGACGGCAATACCAGGGTGCGAACCCAAGGCGGTCGAGCATGAGGGCCGCGCGCAGCGGCGAGGCCACCGTGATCAGGCCGATGACCCGTTCTTCGCAAGCCGAGCGCTGATCGCCGATTCGAGCTCTGCCATTGTGCGGGAGAAGGCGTCATCGAGATCAATGTTGTAACGGTACGCAAGAATGAGCACCGACCACAGACAGTCCGCGAGCTCATGCTCCAGCGCCGCTCGTCCGCCCGGCATCTCCCGAGCGCCCTCCTCAGCCATGACGAGCTTCGCCAGATCACCAACATCCCCCGCGAAGCCAAGCATGAACTCCTCCCGTGTCCACCCCCGGCCGCGCTCAAGCCGGTTCAGCTCGTCGTACAGATCATGAATACGGATCGCCCGCTTCTGCAGCTCACCGAGGTCCACAGCGTCCACCGTCTCTCAAAGACCGAGCGGGAGCGAGTCCTGTTGCCAGGACCCAACGGTCCCGGTGCTCCAGCACAGCACAGGTCACCTGCGGATCCGCCGGCAGACGCCGGGCCATGCACCGCGACCCCCCACTTGTTTCATCGCGTGTCACATGATCTCAATCCGGCGACTGGCCGGGAACCCCGATCAGGCCCGCGCAGGGTTCCCCCGGCTGAAGCCGCGCGGGGCCGTCTGAACACGACCCCCTCTCACCGGCAGGCCGGTCTTCCCGCGGTCGTGTCGTCCGCGAGGGCCAGGGACAGTTCCGCGTGGAGCTGTTCCGCCTCGGCCAGGCTCATGCAGAGCCGGCCGTCGGCGTGGTGTTCGCCGTCACGGACGATCCACAGCGGGAGCTCCAGGGCCGCCGGGGCCGACTCGTGCGGGCTCTGGATGCGGCGGATGCGCCGCCCGGGGATCCGGTCGAGCCGCCATCCGCGTGCGGGGTCGTATGCGTTGTTCGTCATGAGAGGTACCTCCTGTCTCAGGTTGCCACGTTCACACACATCTTCGCGGTCACACAGCTACGCTGGGTAGCGGCAACGCGTTTTCAACGCAGCCTGAGAACAAGGGGGTTCCGAGCTCATGGCCCAGCCGCGCGATCTCACCCCGGGCCGTTCCGCCCGGCATCTCTACGGTGCCGAGCTGCTCAGATGCCGGGAGCAGGCGGGCCTCTCCCTCTCCCGGCTCGCCGAGATCCTGACGTACAGCAAGACGCACTTGTCCAACATCGAGACGGCCCAGCGGTCCATCCCGCCGGAGCTGTCGCAGCGGCTGGACACGGTCTTCGACACGGGTGGGCTGTTCGGGCGGCTGTACGCCCTGGCCCGCAACGAGGTGCATCCGGACAAGTACCGCCGCTATGTGACTCCACCCACGACTAAAGTCGCGGGCTTCCTGCGTCGCTGGCTAAGCAGCGTCACAGAGGACCAGCCCGGCCCTGCTGAGGACGTTCAGTGCGCCGACGTGGTCTGCGTTCGCGGTGAAGCCGCACGCGGTGCACTGGAACTTCGCTTGGGTGACGCGGTTCTCTTTCGCGACGTGCCCGCATTCGGGGCAGGTGCGGGAGGTGTTGCGGGCGTCCACCGGGATCACGCGGCGACCGGCGCTCTCAGCCTTGTTCGCCAGGATTCCGAAGAACAGCCCCCAACCCGCATCGAGGATGCTGCGGTTCAAGCCCGCTTTCGCAGCGGCCCCGTTCGGAAGGAACGTGCCGTCGCTGTCGGGATCGGGCTTGGGTGCGGGTGCCTTGGTCATGCCCGCTGTGTTCAGCCGCTCGTGGGCGATCACGTCGTGGTCACGGATCAGCTCGTTCACGGCCTTGTGGTGGTGGTCGAGCCGCTGCCGCCGGATCTTGGCGTGCAGCTTGGCAACCGCCCGCGCTGCTGCCCGATGCTTCTTTGTCCGGCGCTTGGTGCGCTTGGGGAACGTGGCGAGGTGTCGCTGTGCTTCGGCCAGGGCATCGGCAGACGCTTCGAGGAAGCGCGGGTTCTCCACGTGCGTGCCGTCGCTGGTGGTGAGGAAGTGCGTCACTCCCATGTCGATGCCGACGATCGCCCCGGTGGCCGCAAGTGGCTCGGCAGGAACCTCGTCGCAGGCAA includes these proteins:
- a CDS encoding MazG nucleotide pyrophosphohydrolase domain-containing protein, yielding MDLGELQKRAIRIHDLYDELNRLERGRGWTREEFMLGFAGDVGDLAKLVMAEEGAREMPGGRAALEHELADCLWSVLILAYRYNIDLDDAFSRTMAELESAISARLAKNGSSA
- a CDS encoding transposase — translated: MIRACKFLLRPTVRQAQALAEMLRDHCSLYNGALQERRDAYRHALKTSITYGEQSAQLKEIRAFDPERQGRWSFSSQQATLRRLDKAMQAFFRRVKAGQTPGYPRFKGVGHFDTVVFPKDGDGCRWDSAPRDTQTRVRLQGVGHIRVHQHRRVKGRVKTISIKREGRRWYVILACDEVPAEPLAATGAIVGIDMGVTHFLTTSDGTHVENPRFLEASADALAEAQRHLATFPKRTKRRTKKHRAAARAVAKLHAKIRRQRLDHHHKAVNELIRDHDVIAHERLNTAGMTKAPAPKPDPDSDGTFLPNGAAAKAGLNRSILDAGWGLFFGILANKAESAGRRVIPVDARNTSRTCPECGHVAKENRVTQAKFQCTACGFTANADHVGALNVLSRAGLVLCDAA